From Mytilus edulis chromosome 8, xbMytEdul2.2, whole genome shotgun sequence, one genomic window encodes:
- the LOC139484099 gene encoding putative nuclease HARBI1 — protein sequence MGFDKSTVSLVIDRVTDSLVAMKDDFISWPYNQRKNLIRAGFYEKAAFPNVVGCIDGTHIRITGPSIDEPAFVNRKGFHSINVQAICDHEGRFTNISARWLGAAHDSHVFRTSAIGQHLENGYQRIGQGVLLGDSGYPCRQFLVTPSC from the exons ATGGGATTTGACAAATCAACTGTGTCTCTGGTGATTGACCGTGTGACGGATTCATTAGTTGCCATGAAGGATGATTTCATATCGTGGCCATATAATCAGAGGAAGAACTTGATAAGGGCTGGGTTTTATGAAAAGGCTGCTTTTCCAAACGTGGTTGGATGCATTGATGGGACTCACATACGGATTACTGGGCCTAGCATTGATGAACCAGCATTTGTTAACCGAAAGGGGTTCCACAGCATCAACGTACAAGCCATTTGTGACCATGAAG gtAGATTCACCAACATCAGTGCTAGGTGGCTAGGAGCAGCACATGATTCTCACGTTTTCAGAACCTCAGCCATAGGACAACATCTTGAGAATGGATATCAAAGAATTGGACAAGGTGTATTGTTAGGAGACAGTGGCTATCCCTGCAGACAGTTTTTGGTGACACCCAGCTGCTGA